CCAGCGGGATCTCACCTGTCCCTCTAGTCCCGCAGGACATTGAATAAGCTTCTTTGAAAAGACACCGCACGAAGAAAATTGGTTTTTATTTTCGTGGAGTCTCGCACCTTCCACTCCAATCAACTAGAGATAAAATCAACATTGAGCTTTAACACAGCCAACAAATAAAAAACACACTGGGAGTTCAAGTGTCAAACCCAGTGTGTTTTCTTTTGTTATTACCATCTTTGCACCTCTGAAGTAAACCCGTTACCTGGAGAGCTGCTCTTTTTCTATCCGATTGGATACTCCCTGCGCTCGCCTTTACTGAATGTCATGATCGACTGATAGCCGGCTGAACGGGCAAAGGCGACGGCTCGGTCAAAATCCTTGCCTACATCTGTAGGCGTGTGGGCATCGGAAGACAGTACGATCGGGATATCCCTGTCATAGCACATCTGAAGGAGTCGAGGATCAGGGTACAGTTCTCCGACAGGTTTCCGGATGCCTGCAGTACTAATTTCAACACACGTTTTGGAACGGGCGAGTGCATCTGCCGCACGCTCATACTGTCCCAGCAAAAATGATTCGTCGGTCGGCACATACTTGAATATCTTCACAAGATCAAGATGCCCGATGATGTCAAACAGGTTAGATTCCGCGAGCGTCACAACCTGGTCAAAATAACCCTCATACACTTTATGGAGGTCACGTCTTTCCCATTCTTCTTTGAACTCCGCGAGATCGATTCCGAAATCATCTACCCAGTGAACGGAACCAATGACATAATCGAAATCATAGCTCTCAATAAAACCCTGCATTTCTTTATGTTTACCGGGTGTATAGTCCATTTCAATCGACATTTTCACATCAATCCCAGCATCCCACGCTTCCTCAAAGAGGTTTACATAATCTTTCATATCGTAAACCCTTCTTTCATTCACCCAAGGATTGCTCAATATATTCTGTGTCTGGTAAAAATGATAAGCGTGCTCAGAAATGCCGAAGCTTTCAATCCCTTTTCGGACAGCTTCATCAGTGAATTTTTTTAAATACTCCAGTGTCAGTGTTCCCCGTTCAAGATGGTTATGATAATCAGTCAGCAAGAGCGGCTCCCTCCAATTTGTGTGTTTGGTCCATTATAGCCCACTCCATAAGAACGCTCAAATATTTTTGCAGGTCACGATCCTTCATGCTCTCCGACCGGATTAGGAGCGGCCGGAACCGGTATCTTTTCTTCAAAGGGGTACTGGGCGGCCGGGATCTGTCCGCCTAGAGCCTTAAAGACTACAGCGTCATAACCAGCATCGCGTGCCGTCATCAAAATCCCTTCCTGCATAACGGAAATTTCGTCGCTGCCGGGAGAATCGCCTGTAATTGACAGAGTGATTTCCAGCAATCCGTTTTCTTTTAAGCTGCCTGATCTAACGTCAACCCCCCCAGGAATAACCGGTCTCAGCATTTCTCCGGTATCCGGTTCGATTCCGTCCTTCATGAACTGAATGAGGTCCCCAATGGCTGCATTGGATTCCGGATGAGGATACGGAACAAGGAAAGAGCGTCCGGCTGTTTCATACTTAAAATATCCGGAAGGGGGAATGTCTTCTTCAGTTATTGTTTCGATTTCGCCATAATTTCCAAGCATGACTCCCCGCCTGTCGTCACCCGTATATAAATCTGCTTTCTCATAACCTCCTAATGCAGTCATATAGGCTACTGTAGCAGTAAAATTTATTTCTGAAGCGGAACCGTGTCCGAGCTGATGATCTTCTGGCACATGGATTTCAAGTACGGATCCGTCATTTTTTTCGGTAACCGAACTGCCCGCCAATAAAAAAGGGTCCAATCCGGCTGAAGCAGGATCCCATAACGATACCGTGCTGTTATAAACATCAATCGGCGTCTGTCCCTGGCTGAGCGGGAATGAAACCGGCA
The sequence above is a segment of the Bacillus marinisedimentorum genome. Coding sequences within it:
- a CDS encoding histidinol-phosphatase, whose product is MLTDYHNHLERGTLTLEYLKKFTDEAVRKGIESFGISEHAYHFYQTQNILSNPWVNERRVYDMKDYVNLFEEAWDAGIDVKMSIEMDYTPGKHKEMQGFIESYDFDYVIGSVHWVDDFGIDLAEFKEEWERRDLHKVYEGYFDQVVTLAESNLFDIIGHLDLVKIFKYVPTDESFLLGQYERAADALARSKTCVEISTAGIRKPVGELYPDPRLLQMCYDRDIPIVLSSDAHTPTDVGKDFDRAVAFARSAGYQSIMTFSKGERREYPIG